The Triticum aestivum cultivar Chinese Spring chromosome 7B, IWGSC CS RefSeq v2.1, whole genome shotgun sequence genome window below encodes:
- the LOC123162095 gene encoding BTB/POZ and MATH domain-containing protein 3-like — protein MVAATITKTARGTHVLDIHGFSGLRKKQCDVDGFLYSPTFTVSGLDWAVRYYPDGDNHHAGGNSESSDHVAAFVELVTEGAAAWARVGFGLVDQTTGETVPLFREKDPILFDASSEDTCTWGTGELARRRHLHAGSRYVLGDRLKIECGIDVCSDLLTFDDPPPSSGLPLFQQAGYGKEEPDVIIEVAGQTIAAHYCILDARAPGFLKRHIHTATTRSDRKVQISVDGGDMPAQSFKALVDFAYTDALPVVGGLNGAGHRAMIRHLLIAAERYGMGRLRAICERVLCKSLDVETVAATLAMADRHGFKELSEACAEFMAFP, from the coding sequence ATGGTGGCGGCGACTATCACGAAGACGGCCCGTGGAACGCACGTCCTGGACATCCACGGCTTCAGCGGCCTGAGGAAGAAACAATGTGACGTAGATGGCTTTCTGTACTCGCCGACCTTCACCGTCAGCGGCCTCGACTGGGCCGTCCGCTACTACCCCGACGGCGATAACCACCATGCCGGCGGCAATTCGGAGTCGTCGGACCACGTTGCCGCCTTCGTCGAGCTGGTGACCGAGGGCGCCGCGGCTTGGGCGCGCGTCGGGTTCGGGCTGGTCGACCAGACCACCGGCGAGACGGTGCCGCTGTTTCGCGAGAAGGACCCAATCCTGTTCGACGCCAGCAGCGAGGACACGTGCACCTGGGGCACCGGCGAGCTCGCCAGGAGGAGGCACCTCCATGCCGGCTCGCGGTACGTCCTCGGCGACCGCCTCAAGATCGAGTGCGGCATCGACGTCTGCAGCGACCTGCTCACCTTCGACGACCCGCCACCGTCCTCCGGCCTGCCGCTCTTCCAGCAAGCCGGCTACGGCAAGGAGGAGCCGGACGTGATCATCGAAGTCGCAGGACAGACGATCGCCGCGCACTACTGCATCCTCGACGCCCGGGCGCCTGGCTTTCTCAAGCGCCACATCCACACGGCGACGACGCGCAGCGACAGGAAGGTACAGATCTCCGTGGACGGCGGAGACATGCCAGCACAGTCGTTCAAGGCGCTAGTCGACTTCGCCTACACGGACGCGCTGCCGGTCGTGGGTGGCCTTAATGGGGCCGGCCACAGGGCGATGATCCGGCACCTCCTTATCGCCGCCGAGCGGTACGGCATGGGCAGGCTAAGAGCGATCTGCGAGCGTGTTCTGTGCAAGAGCCTCGACGTCGAGACCGTGGCAGCCACGCTGGCCATGGCTGACCGACACGGCTTCAAGGAGCTGAGTGAAGCTTGCGCGGAGTTCATGGCTTTTCCCTGA